The Enterococcus rotai genome includes a window with the following:
- a CDS encoding MucBP domain-containing protein has translation MKKILWSGLASSLLLISWGVFSNNNSIKAKEEPVKETSVVKDESEKKIEKESPLKPESRAVWGAKPSAPLATFGPTRPDLYKSMISGVAESFPNKYSFQPKITSLTELYRKRPGSAEQLIKPGSWPPLDSLKQTDVGYYLLGTHMGIKNGRWLDLKLEYVDTGPVKSTTETISVGVSRTVPTGGGTIHLAFAVATSKNTEPIFRMSFIDHESGEPVKMDSGHVTFNDIDYTEWMKVTPTGSGKFDYISARNDNGILTDTAIFTSEQVTMISPEDSNVGDDDFTRFFTIGYSDVDSLDIQYYTGGTGINISQVEVPEAMFELEAPSLVSDVDGNLEDEVITTSLIQPIPYRSSLGNLLSLAFEGTIDDSLTFSSSDIQIYNRDDQNISTSFITVKDSKNPQKFTVVAKPEYTATLVDKTEQLRVDVKTTLNKTSNAYKKYQNNATGQLTIPFQMKLKYSNAGGVDSGVMKEVTSNIAFGHVNLKKATIHYKNEAGKNLQASQTKLGFLGEKINFSAPTIEGYNLKMPQSVDREAIFSNTEQNVEYVYEKIVPEVTLEQSVDKAKAQPGESLHYKIDVGSVQEATKDLGSSIISIEYFNDQGQKISTDSIHEWKNGTSYDFSEIPALEGFDNVGVTASSNATGTVAGDDIVIRLSGFEATMDNLVQKKVRYVDENDQSISVDEIYLGRDKYLPNYSVKAKVIPGYALSDGIESYPVIFNETSPAEYVFRYHSTRNYRSLNITELLDMNLENPTNFTWKTKDNVEIPNASVTYDQISRNITAIPPAEGIAYNHESTIEFDATIVSTPVGDLISQTVNLKADYLVDGTVDISTDPPTKTQIVTESQVIVTFIDDGTPPSKIAKDIVFTQEIGTEINLAQEKAIQDTIETLKKKYVLLEPLPSEIVEVTDEVQTIAYKFSGRLFIESFPSNLTFGDKYLSKSFIKEEQPKYDAPLIIGDNRHKKTPWTLTATLEKPLTSEESPSEVLPRALWYKTSKGSKVMLYEGEAQPIETGAASPLGEYNISKNWDTNTTGLQLNVYANEIIQKGDYKASILWQVSATP, from the coding sequence ATGAAAAAAATATTATGGAGTGGTTTAGCAAGTTCCCTTCTATTGATAAGCTGGGGCGTTTTTTCAAACAATAATAGTATCAAGGCGAAGGAAGAACCAGTGAAAGAAACGTCTGTAGTAAAAGATGAGTCTGAGAAGAAAATAGAAAAGGAATCTCCTCTAAAACCAGAGTCGAGAGCTGTTTGGGGGGCAAAACCAAGTGCACCACTTGCTACTTTTGGACCGACACGACCAGATTTGTATAAATCTATGATTTCTGGTGTAGCTGAGAGTTTTCCTAATAAGTATTCGTTTCAGCCAAAAATTACTTCTTTAACAGAGTTATATAGAAAAAGACCTGGAAGCGCCGAACAACTTATAAAGCCTGGATCATGGCCACCACTTGATAGTCTTAAACAAACAGATGTTGGGTACTATTTACTCGGTACCCATATGGGAATCAAAAATGGTCGTTGGCTTGATCTTAAATTAGAATATGTGGATACAGGTCCCGTGAAATCTACAACTGAAACAATTTCGGTAGGAGTATCAAGAACTGTACCAACAGGTGGAGGGACAATTCATCTAGCATTTGCTGTAGCAACTTCAAAGAATACTGAGCCTATCTTTAGGATGAGTTTTATTGATCACGAGTCTGGGGAGCCAGTTAAAATGGATTCAGGGCATGTGACCTTTAATGATATTGATTATACCGAATGGATGAAAGTAACACCTACTGGTAGTGGAAAGTTTGATTATATTTCAGCGAGAAATGATAATGGAATTTTAACGGACACAGCCATTTTCACGTCTGAACAGGTAACGATGATTTCACCAGAGGATTCAAATGTGGGTGACGATGATTTTACACGTTTTTTCACCATAGGATATAGCGATGTGGATTCTCTAGATATTCAGTATTACACTGGCGGTACAGGAATCAATATATCGCAAGTAGAGGTGCCAGAAGCAATGTTTGAGTTAGAAGCGCCCAGTCTTGTTTCAGATGTGGATGGAAACTTAGAGGATGAAGTGATTACAACATCATTGATTCAACCAATACCGTATCGATCATCACTAGGAAACTTATTATCTCTTGCATTTGAAGGGACTATTGATGATAGTCTGACTTTTAGCAGTTCAGATATTCAGATTTATAATCGAGATGATCAGAATATTTCTACAAGTTTTATCACAGTAAAAGATTCTAAGAATCCGCAAAAATTTACAGTCGTAGCTAAGCCAGAGTATACAGCTACCCTAGTTGATAAAACGGAACAGTTACGTGTGGATGTTAAAACGACACTTAATAAAACGAGTAATGCATACAAGAAATATCAGAATAACGCAACCGGACAATTAACGATTCCTTTCCAGATGAAACTAAAATACAGCAATGCTGGCGGAGTTGATTCCGGTGTAATGAAAGAAGTAACCTCAAATATTGCTTTTGGACATGTAAATTTGAAAAAAGCCACTATACACTACAAAAATGAAGCTGGAAAAAACTTACAAGCTTCCCAAACTAAATTAGGGTTTTTGGGAGAGAAAATCAACTTTAGTGCACCAACTATCGAAGGATATAATTTGAAAATGCCTCAATCAGTTGATAGGGAAGCGATTTTTTCAAATACAGAACAGAACGTAGAGTATGTGTATGAGAAAATAGTGCCTGAGGTAACACTCGAACAATCAGTAGACAAAGCCAAAGCTCAACCTGGTGAAAGCCTACATTATAAAATTGATGTTGGATCTGTTCAAGAAGCCACGAAAGATTTGGGCTCAAGTATAATATCCATTGAATATTTTAACGATCAGGGTCAAAAGATCAGTACAGATAGTATCCACGAATGGAAAAACGGAACAAGTTATGATTTCAGCGAGATACCAGCTCTGGAAGGCTTTGATAATGTTGGTGTAACAGCCTCTTCAAATGCAACCGGAACAGTTGCTGGTGATGATATTGTGATTCGATTAAGTGGGTTTGAAGCAACTATGGACAATCTGGTTCAAAAGAAAGTTCGCTATGTTGATGAGAATGATCAATCGATCTCAGTTGATGAAATCTATTTGGGGAGAGATAAGTATCTTCCAAATTACTCAGTGAAAGCGAAAGTAATACCTGGCTATGCGCTAAGTGATGGAATAGAAAGCTATCCGGTGATATTCAATGAAACCTCACCAGCTGAGTACGTATTTAGGTATCATTCAACTAGAAACTATCGTTCACTAAATATTACGGAGTTACTAGATATGAATCTAGAAAATCCGACAAACTTTACATGGAAAACGAAAGATAATGTAGAGATTCCCAATGCTTCTGTTACTTATGATCAAATAAGTCGCAATATAACTGCAATACCACCAGCAGAGGGGATCGCTTATAATCATGAGTCAACCATTGAATTTGATGCAACAATTGTTTCTACACCAGTAGGCGATCTTATAAGCCAAACAGTGAACCTTAAAGCAGACTATCTAGTAGATGGTACAGTGGACATTTCAACAGATCCACCTACCAAAACACAAATAGTAACGGAATCACAAGTAATCGTTACCTTTATAGATGATGGGACACCCCCTAGCAAAATAGCTAAAGATATAGTTTTTACGCAAGAAATAGGAACTGAAATTAATTTAGCACAAGAAAAAGCAATTCAAGATACGATCGAAACGTTAAAGAAAAAGTATGTATTGCTAGAACCCCTACCATCTGAGATTGTTGAAGTGACAGATGAAGTGCAAACAATAGCCTATAAATTTAGTGGTCGCTTGTTTATTGAGTCATTCCCATCAAACTTAACGTTCGGCGATAAATATCTATCAAAATCATTCATCAAAGAAGAACAACCTAAGTATGATGCTCCGCTGATTATTGGCGACAATCGTCATAAGAAAACACCATGGACACTGACGGCAACACTAGAAAAACCTTTAACCAGTGAAGAAAGCCCAAGTGAAGTTCTTCCAAGAGCGCTGTGGTATAAAACCAGTAAAGGATCAAAAGTAATGTTATATGAAGGAGAGGCACAGCCCATTGAAACTGGCGCGGCTTCACCATTAGGAGAATATAATATTAGTAAGAACTGGGATACTAATACTACAGGATTACAATTGAATGTCTATGCTAACGAGATCATTCAAAAAGGGGACTATAAAGCCTCGATTTTATGGCAAGTAAGTGCAACACCGTAA
- a CDS encoding alpha/beta hydrolase, whose product MANFDIPTMRNQIREHDEKRDAGLTEPDTLEIIKDLSYGPYGIENTFDIYYPKGTTTCLPTIINIHGGGFFYGDKELYRFYTMYLATQGFTVVNFNYRLAPDHQYPAPLEDTNALMNWLIEHGQSYYIDLEHLFLVGDSAGAQLAEQYATLTSNSAYAQNFPFKVAAIQFKAVALNCGAYFIGENGAINQDFPFYFGETITPTLESQFPVERYITDSFPPTFVTTATHDMLKDLAQPLVALLQSRGVETTYRLYANQDHSELGHVFHLNQKSDIARQCNNDALAFFNDFL is encoded by the coding sequence ATGGCAAATTTTGACATTCCAACAATGCGCAATCAAATAAGAGAACATGATGAAAAACGAGATGCTGGTTTGACTGAACCAGATACTCTAGAAATAATCAAAGACTTATCTTACGGTCCATACGGTATTGAAAATACGTTTGATATTTATTATCCTAAAGGGACCACTACCTGTTTACCCACGATCATCAATATTCATGGTGGTGGATTCTTCTATGGCGACAAAGAACTTTATCGTTTTTATACTATGTATTTGGCAACACAAGGCTTTACCGTAGTGAATTTCAATTATCGTTTGGCACCTGATCATCAATATCCTGCTCCATTGGAAGATACGAATGCTTTGATGAATTGGTTGATTGAACACGGACAAAGCTACTACATTGATTTAGAGCATCTCTTTTTAGTTGGTGATAGTGCTGGCGCTCAACTGGCAGAACAATATGCTACGCTAACAAGTAACTCAGCTTATGCACAAAACTTTCCGTTTAAAGTTGCTGCCATCCAGTTTAAGGCAGTCGCTTTGAACTGTGGCGCTTATTTCATTGGAGAAAATGGTGCTATTAATCAAGACTTTCCCTTTTACTTTGGTGAAACAATCACGCCCACACTGGAGAGTCAGTTTCCAGTAGAGCGTTATATCACAGACAGTTTCCCACCAACTTTTGTTACAACCGCTACACACGATATGTTAAAAGATCTTGCCCAGCCATTGGTAGCGTTATTGCAGTCTAGAGGCGTTGAAACAACTTACCGTCTTTACGCAAATCAAGATCATTCCGAGCTCGGACATGTCTTTCATTTGAATCAAAAAAGTGATATTGCAAGACAGTGTAATAATGATGCACTTGCTTTTTTCAACGATTTCCTTTAA
- a CDS encoding helix-turn-helix domain-containing protein, translating to MVEIGNKIKELRESKKMTQKELAEFLNVTPQAVSKWERNKSYPDLDTLVKLSKYFNISTDTILGNTKQSFFSSLFSKKEGRKSMENDNKVKNEKTSKKMENPQKIVLFGITGMMTDYEMYTGLLVTKMNNLARDRNINVTAQAYSVSKIDEKGREADYILLCPELHYAKEEIKHKFPNIPVKVIEKKEYAQLDVKHILKDIVA from the coding sequence GTGGTAGAGATTGGAAACAAAATAAAAGAATTAAGAGAATCAAAAAAAATGACTCAAAAAGAGTTAGCCGAGTTTCTGAATGTTACGCCTCAAGCCGTTTCGAAATGGGAACGGAATAAAAGCTACCCAGATTTGGATACGTTGGTAAAGCTCAGCAAGTATTTTAACATTTCAACCGATACTATTTTAGGAAATACTAAACAATCATTTTTTAGCTCTCTTTTTTCAAAAAAAGAAGGTAGAAAAAGTATGGAGAATGATAACAAAGTTAAGAATGAGAAGACGTCAAAAAAAATGGAAAATCCTCAAAAAATCGTACTATTTGGGATTACAGGGATGATGACAGATTATGAAATGTATACAGGTTTATTGGTGACGAAAATGAATAATCTAGCAAGAGATCGCAATATAAATGTAACGGCTCAAGCGTATAGCGTGTCTAAAATAGATGAAAAAGGCAGAGAAGCTGACTACATTTTATTATGTCCAGAACTTCACTACGCCAAAGAGGAAATCAAGCATAAATTCCCTAACATACCTGTAAAAGTAATTGAAAAAAAGGAGTATGCTCAGCTAGATGTTAAACATATTTTGAAAGACATAGTAGCGTAA
- a CDS encoding DUF998 domain-containing protein — protein MNVLKKYGFYFLFLGVISDFLTPYILGLFYPKVNQMTMVISVFGDVDSPVRKAFLIWSVVSGLFFVLAMPAIYKLFESTSKTLAGLLTLTIGLYGVGDCIFTGLFSIDTEQANWNVSTWIHNIGSGLGYAGFLLFPLFLYLIYEKQKEETYSRLYLILLFISFIIAGVYGLARIPGINQLPILNQIGLCQRVSFVFNYLPIMIFALNQIKNGEGK, from the coding sequence ATGAATGTTCTTAAAAAATATGGTTTTTACTTTCTGTTCTTAGGTGTAATAAGTGATTTTTTAACCCCTTATATTCTAGGGCTCTTTTACCCTAAAGTGAATCAAATGACAATGGTGATCAGCGTATTTGGGGATGTAGATAGTCCAGTTCGAAAAGCATTTTTGATTTGGTCTGTAGTCTCTGGTCTATTTTTTGTTTTGGCGATGCCTGCTATTTATAAACTTTTTGAGAGTACGTCAAAGACTTTAGCGGGTTTATTGACTTTAACAATTGGATTATATGGTGTGGGGGATTGCATTTTTACTGGGTTATTTAGCATTGATACTGAGCAAGCAAATTGGAATGTTTCTACCTGGATCCATAATATTGGTTCTGGCTTAGGTTATGCTGGCTTTTTACTTTTCCCCCTTTTTTTATATTTGATATATGAAAAACAAAAAGAAGAAACTTACAGCAGACTTTATTTAATATTGTTGTTCATTAGTTTCATTATTGCTGGAGTTTACGGGTTGGCTCGAATTCCTGGTATCAATCAATTACCTATACTAAATCAAATTGGACTATGTCAGAGAGTGAGTTTTGTTTTTAATTACTTACCGATAATGATTTTTGCGTTAAACCAAATCAAAAATGGGGAAGGTAAATAG
- a CDS encoding phosphatase PAP2 family protein: protein MVEKVSDSRRITIVISIFVVLLGIGTFGDLAISNAVMSQNSYIATFLQNYACFPVGVVIMMSGEIIMHHAVRSSQPVIAKFLIVVAGTGLSLYGIWYYLKFAIQYTLSSIQNLEHNRPIGQANNDGGVNPTLPTFINIIICLAVFAVATLIIQKWLSHKTAEELSRLMRVAILGIALAFVYLMCVEEIKIMWGRVRPYELNAVQDNFTPWYKMNGPTGHKSFPSGHSCESMFALFFPLYASPKNTKLRKRLLIFGVTWGAITAISRVLLGCHFFSDATMGAFIIIFLVFVGTRCAKLKLVK, encoded by the coding sequence ATGGTGGAAAAAGTGTCAGATAGTAGAAGAATTACAATTGTTATCTCTATATTTGTAGTTTTACTTGGGATTGGTACGTTTGGGGACTTAGCAATCTCAAATGCAGTGATGAGTCAAAATTCATACATTGCAACATTTTTACAAAACTATGCCTGCTTTCCAGTAGGTGTTGTGATCATGATGAGTGGGGAAATCATCATGCATCATGCGGTTCGCTCGAGTCAACCTGTGATTGCTAAGTTCTTGATTGTTGTGGCGGGAACAGGTCTTTCTTTATATGGAATATGGTATTATTTGAAATTTGCTATTCAGTATACCTTGTCATCGATTCAAAATCTAGAACACAATCGTCCAATCGGTCAAGCTAATAATGATGGGGGAGTGAATCCAACCCTACCAACATTTATCAATATTATTATTTGTTTAGCTGTTTTTGCAGTAGCGACGTTGATTATTCAAAAATGGTTAAGTCATAAAACGGCAGAAGAGCTTAGTCGCTTAATGCGTGTGGCGATTTTGGGAATTGCCTTGGCATTTGTTTATCTCATGTGTGTAGAGGAAATCAAAATTATGTGGGGGCGTGTTCGTCCATACGAGCTAAATGCTGTTCAAGATAATTTTACGCCATGGTACAAAATGAATGGACCAACTGGACATAAGTCGTTTCCATCAGGCCATTCTTGTGAAAGTATGTTTGCACTTTTCTTTCCATTGTATGCTAGCCCTAAAAATACCAAATTACGGAAAAGATTGCTGATTTTTGGTGTAACTTGGGGTGCGATTACAGCTATTAGCAGAGTTCTTTTAGGTTGTCATTTTTTTAGTGATGCAACGATGGGGGCGTTCATTATTATTTTCCTTGTTTTCGTCGGAACGAGATGTGCAAAATTAAAGCTAGTAAAGTAA
- a CDS encoding DUF4767 domain-containing protein, which translates to MKKILVGGSLVLSVLLVIGCSNEKGTTSTISETINTTTNKKQAEYDSAMAKGKEAIVDKDISKAIAAFQLALEYDKDSAEAKQLVEEVKLYQKAISLKDEKEYTKALKELSVLTGAKKGSKILKQYGQELTEKINKERVKEQVESKKESEQTKETTEPSETKKTSTPPVVEPKTLWNLQKRLELLTFMQSWGDVMGQSYIEYSPEFEANWYGYYFPSVLSRNNIAVGGNQAILQWSDNGAISNVYNVVAIYSDIATTDKLERHLYLFTILNGQPVVLVTMQNQGNAENMIYFKETQNADLINGFAEIVGK; encoded by the coding sequence ATGAAGAAGATATTGGTTGGGGGAAGTTTAGTTTTAAGTGTTTTGTTGGTTATAGGATGCTCAAATGAAAAAGGGACCACTTCAACGATTAGTGAAACTATTAATACGACGACTAACAAAAAACAAGCAGAATATGATTCAGCAATGGCCAAAGGAAAAGAAGCGATTGTCGATAAAGATATATCCAAAGCAATTGCGGCATTTCAATTAGCGTTAGAATACGATAAAGATAGCGCGGAAGCTAAACAGCTAGTAGAAGAAGTGAAACTTTACCAAAAAGCAATATCGTTAAAAGATGAGAAAGAATATACTAAGGCATTGAAAGAATTATCAGTATTGACTGGAGCTAAAAAAGGCTCCAAGATTCTTAAACAATATGGTCAAGAATTGACTGAAAAGATAAATAAGGAACGAGTCAAAGAACAGGTAGAAAGTAAAAAAGAATCAGAACAAACGAAAGAAACAACGGAACCCTCTGAAACAAAAAAAACTTCAACTCCACCAGTGGTTGAACCCAAAACGCTGTGGAATCTCCAAAAAAGATTAGAGCTACTTACATTTATGCAAAGTTGGGGCGATGTGATGGGGCAATCGTATATAGAATATTCCCCGGAATTTGAGGCAAATTGGTACGGGTATTATTTCCCAAGTGTATTATCGAGGAATAATATAGCTGTTGGGGGGAATCAAGCAATTTTACAATGGTCTGACAATGGAGCGATTAGTAATGTGTATAATGTTGTGGCTATCTACTCAGATATTGCGACAACTGATAAATTAGAGAGACACCTATACCTGTTTACAATTTTAAATGGTCAACCTGTAGTTTTAGTGACAATGCAAAATCAAGGGAATGCGGAAAACATGATTTACTTTAAAGAGACTCAAAATGCTGATTTGATTAATGGTTTTGCTGAAATTGTAGGAAAATAA
- a CDS encoding phosphatase PAP2 family protein, protein MNFIKEKRELSIVACLGILLLIGGIWDKQISQGIMNQGSLFGTFFQNYGLIFPGIILFMSTQIFIYYAKKSNLPGFGKGSIYFIAIIAGLYQIWQMIKIMLFYTVTSLNNRQQNQPLGAANNDGGGAMSFPNWFFPALVILSVLTFAVGCMLCNRWLKGKNRQELNGLVLIGLGAIVAVYAANTIVDVMKTFWGRFRPYELQSNWAEYTNWWSINGANGHKSFPSGHSEQAWLALYLPLFVDPLKKKKRQIIMILASVFGCFVAFSRVRIGAHFLSDVAVGSVIAIFVIYVVSRLLNQRLDGESLSE, encoded by the coding sequence ATGAACTTTATAAAAGAAAAAAGAGAATTGTCTATAGTTGCATGTTTAGGAATATTATTGTTGATCGGTGGTATCTGGGACAAACAAATCAGTCAGGGAATAATGAATCAAGGATCTTTATTTGGCACATTCTTTCAAAATTATGGGTTGATTTTTCCAGGAATTATTCTATTTATGTCTACTCAAATTTTTATTTATTATGCTAAAAAAAGTAATTTACCAGGATTTGGTAAGGGGAGTATCTATTTTATTGCTATTATTGCTGGGCTATATCAAATTTGGCAAATGATCAAAATCATGCTTTTTTATACCGTTACATCCTTAAATAATCGTCAACAGAATCAGCCGTTAGGAGCCGCTAATAATGATGGTGGTGGAGCAATGAGTTTTCCAAATTGGTTCTTTCCAGCTCTCGTTATTCTTTCAGTGCTTACGTTTGCGGTGGGCTGTATGTTGTGTAATCGTTGGCTAAAAGGAAAAAATCGGCAGGAACTGAATGGCTTGGTTTTGATTGGTTTGGGCGCAATTGTGGCAGTTTATGCTGCTAATACCATAGTAGATGTGATGAAAACTTTTTGGGGTAGATTCCGTCCTTACGAATTGCAAAGTAATTGGGCAGAGTACACAAATTGGTGGAGTATCAATGGAGCGAATGGTCATAAATCATTTCCTTCAGGACATTCAGAACAAGCTTGGTTAGCTTTATACTTACCACTTTTTGTTGATCCTTTGAAGAAAAAGAAACGCCAGATAATTATGATTTTAGCAAGTGTATTCGGTTGCTTCGTTGCTTTTTCTAGAGTGCGGATCGGCGCACATTTTTTGAGTGATGTAGCAGTTGGTTCTGTGATTGCTATTTTTGTGATTTATGTAGTTTCTCGTCTTTTAAATCAACGGTTAGACGGGGAATCTTTATCAGAATAA
- a CDS encoding NCS2 family permease, with protein sequence MKEKIISYFEIDKLNTTVKREFLAGFTTFISMAYILFVNPTVLGASGMDEGAVFTATALASALGCILMGIFAKYPIATAPALGINAFFAYSVCVGMGVPWETALAGVFVASLIFILITIFKLRELIIDAIPADLKYAISGGIGLFIAFLGLSEGGIIVSNESTLVALGPLNIGSTWLTIFGLAVTAILVVRRVPGGIFIGMTATTILGLITGLIQTPDKIVSAAPSLKPTFLVALKHVGDINSLQLWVVVLTFLLVTFFDTAGTLVGLANQAGFMKDNKMPRVGKALAADSTAMLAGSLLGTSPVGAYVESSAGIAVGGRSGLTAVTTGLFFIVGLFFSPLLSVVTSQVTAPALIIVGVLMAQSLSQIKWKEMEIAIPSFLILLGMPLTYSISDGIALGFIFYPITMIAAKRGKEVSPIMYGLFFVFVGFMWILNVN encoded by the coding sequence GTGAAAGAAAAAATTATTTCTTATTTTGAGATCGACAAATTAAATACGACTGTTAAGCGTGAATTTCTAGCTGGTTTTACAACGTTTATTTCAATGGCGTATATTCTATTTGTTAATCCAACAGTTTTAGGGGCTTCAGGAATGGATGAGGGCGCAGTTTTTACTGCAACAGCTTTAGCTAGTGCTTTAGGTTGTATATTGATGGGAATTTTTGCTAAATATCCGATCGCAACAGCACCAGCACTAGGAATCAATGCCTTTTTTGCTTATTCTGTTTGTGTCGGGATGGGTGTTCCTTGGGAAACAGCGTTAGCAGGAGTTTTTGTTGCATCTCTGATTTTTATTTTGATTACCATATTTAAATTACGTGAATTGATCATTGATGCCATACCAGCAGATTTAAAATACGCTATCTCTGGCGGAATCGGTCTGTTCATCGCGTTTCTAGGTCTAAGTGAAGGTGGGATCATTGTTTCTAATGAGTCAACACTAGTTGCTTTAGGACCATTGAACATTGGATCGACTTGGCTGACTATTTTTGGTTTAGCTGTTACAGCGATTTTAGTAGTGCGCCGTGTTCCAGGAGGTATTTTTATTGGAATGACTGCAACGACTATTTTAGGATTGATCACAGGCTTGATTCAAACGCCTGATAAAATCGTCTCAGCAGCACCAAGTCTTAAACCAACCTTTTTAGTTGCGTTAAAACATGTGGGGGATATCAACTCTTTACAATTATGGGTAGTTGTTTTGACCTTCCTATTAGTCACGTTTTTTGATACAGCTGGAACTCTTGTTGGATTAGCTAACCAAGCTGGTTTTATGAAAGACAACAAAATGCCGCGAGTTGGTAAAGCGTTAGCCGCTGACTCAACCGCTATGCTGGCAGGATCACTTTTAGGAACATCTCCTGTGGGTGCATATGTAGAGTCATCAGCAGGAATCGCTGTAGGTGGACGTTCTGGATTAACAGCGGTAACGACAGGTCTATTTTTCATTGTCGGCTTGTTCTTCTCTCCATTACTTTCAGTAGTAACGTCTCAAGTAACCGCGCCAGCATTGATTATCGTCGGTGTTTTGATGGCTCAATCACTTAGTCAAATTAAATGGAAAGAAATGGAAATTGCGATTCCTTCTTTCTTAATTTTATTGGGTATGCCTTTAACTTACAGTATTTCTGATGGAATCGCTCTTGGTTTTATCTTCTATCCGATCACAATGATCGCTGCTAAAAGAGGCAAAGAAGTATCACCGATTATGTATGGCTTATTCTTTGTTTTTGTAGGGTTTATGTGGATTTTGAACGTTAATTAA
- a CDS encoding MarR family transcriptional regulator, which translates to METPLIPQWLEYKKKQSMVEKNLEEMLKKNSHLTTSEYYALYQLKQNGCHMRLNDLGSYLCLSQSALSRLINRLEDRTPNVIQRKICSDDKRGVYIDLTDDGAKLLASIEYKVEAILKEHFI; encoded by the coding sequence ATGGAAACACCTCTTATACCACAATGGCTAGAGTACAAAAAAAAGCAGTCCATGGTGGAAAAAAATTTAGAAGAAATGCTAAAGAAAAATAGTCATCTTACAACAAGTGAATATTATGCATTATATCAATTAAAGCAAAATGGCTGTCATATGCGCCTGAATGATTTAGGGAGCTATTTGTGTTTAAGTCAAAGTGCCTTGTCTCGGTTGATCAATCGCCTAGAAGATAGAACCCCGAATGTGATTCAAAGAAAAATTTGCTCGGATGATAAACGTGGTGTATACATAGATTTGACAGATGATGGCGCTAAATTATTGGCCTCGATCGAGTATAAAGTAGAGGCTATTTTAAAAGAGCACTTTATTTAA